The Gemmatimonadaceae bacterium genome has a window encoding:
- a CDS encoding OmpA family protein, translating into MRHATRLVVAGASVLLSGCLATQSQLKHVSDVQGQQLANERAARAASDSALADQLGMVRGSVDSLRTDLATMRKEFGAKISMLEDGLHFAMPVNFDFNNAAVRTQDQPQLQRFAHIAQSYYPGSKITIEGFADPAGSTRYNVALSARRADAVRQYLLAQGLTGNDLATVGYGKTRLVVPGASHDQPGAELNRRVVFVIESRGQSTVAMSQDSLTSSNGR; encoded by the coding sequence ATGCGTCACGCCACCCGTCTCGTGGTTGCCGGAGCGAGCGTTCTGTTGAGTGGATGCCTCGCGACACAGAGCCAGCTGAAGCACGTGAGTGATGTGCAGGGCCAGCAGCTCGCGAACGAACGCGCCGCGCGCGCGGCGAGCGACAGCGCCTTGGCCGATCAACTCGGCATGGTGCGCGGGAGCGTCGATTCGCTCCGCACCGATCTCGCGACGATGCGCAAGGAATTCGGCGCCAAGATCTCGATGCTCGAGGACGGCCTGCACTTCGCCATGCCGGTGAATTTCGATTTCAACAACGCCGCCGTGCGCACGCAGGATCAGCCGCAGCTGCAGCGTTTCGCGCACATCGCGCAGTCGTACTATCCGGGTTCGAAGATCACGATCGAAGGCTTCGCCGATCCCGCGGGCAGTACGCGATACAACGTCGCGCTCTCGGCCCGTCGCGCGGATGCGGTGCGGCAGTATCTCCTCGCCCAAGGGTTGACCGGCAACGATCTGGCGACGGTCGGCTACGGCAAGACGCGCCTCGTGGTGCCGGGCGCCAGTCACGATCAGCCGGGCGCGGAGCTCAATCGGCGCGTGGTGTTCGTGATCGAGTCGCGCGGGCAGAGCACCGTCGCGATGTCGCAGGACAGCTTGACGAGCTCGAACGGGCGGTAG
- a CDS encoding NHLP leader peptide family RiPP precursor, translating to MTSTTNAQMHHAETAYAKLLERSAVDRDFRRQLLTNPRAALAAITGREVAESVTIKFVENTADATIVLPNFVGDAELSEADLSAVAGGTNVLTLPLAAILIGQVLPETLRGGDPAP from the coding sequence ATGACGTCGACGACGAACGCACAGATGCACCATGCCGAAACCGCCTACGCGAAGCTGCTCGAGCGCTCGGCGGTCGATCGCGACTTCCGGCGACAGCTGCTGACGAATCCGCGCGCGGCGCTGGCCGCGATCACAGGACGCGAGGTCGCGGAGTCCGTCACCATCAAATTCGTCGAGAATACCGCCGACGCGACGATCGTACTGCCGAACTTCGTCGGCGACGCCGAGTTGTCGGAGGCGGACCTGTCGGCCGTCGCCGGCGGCACGAACGTGCTGACACTTCCGCTGGCCGCGATCCTGATCGGCCAGGTGTTGCCCGAGACCCTGCGCGGCGGCGATCCCGCCCCATAG